GACAGCCCGACTCACGGCCCAGGGCGCGCAAGCCCGACACATCTTTGGCGTTCAGAAGCTCGCACACTTCTGCCACGCGGGTTTTCAAAATAGGATCGCGCTCGATCAGGAAGCGTCCCAGATCGGGATAGTTCAAGTCCAGGCGAGGATGACGCACCCCAGCCCGACCCACGCTTTCCAGCGCCAGTTGCACCACTTCCAGATCGGATTCGATACCGGCATGGCCGAAGATTTCCGCGCCGATCTGCAGCAGCTCACGATCCGACAGCAAACCAGCCGGACGGGCATGCAAGACCGAACCACAGTAACAAAGCCGAGTCACGCCTTCACGATTCAGCAAGTGAGCATCAATACGTGCTACCTGGGGGGTCATGTCGGCGCGTACGCCCATGGTACGACCCGAGATTTGATCGACGACTTTGCTGGTACGCAGATTCAGATCTGTGCCAGAAACCGCTTGCAGGGATTCCAGATACTCCACCAGGGGCGGAGCTACCAGTTCGAACCCGTAAGTACGATACAAGTCTAGCAAATCGCGGCGCAGCTCTTCGATGCGGCGCGCCTCTGCAGGCAAGATATCAGCCAGGCTCTCTGGCAACAACCAATTGGACATACTCGTGCCTCGGACTACTTATAAACGAAAGTTCCAGCCAAACAAAAAGCGACTTGGGGCCTGTAAGCCGCCTAAGTCGCATGCGAAGTGGTGTTAGTAACTTACACGCTAGTATAAACGATCAGGGCCGCGGGTGGAACACCCAACGGCCCTAAGTTCTCTAGCGGGGATCAGTTCGCAGGTGCTGCGGGCGATCCTTGCTGGCCCCAATACTTGAAGAAATCAGAGTCAGGGCTGATGACCAGTGTATCGGTCTGTTTGCTGAAAGCACTGCGGTAGGCTTCCAGGCTGCGGTAGAAACGGTAGAACTCGGGGTTCTTGCCATAGCTATCGGAGTAAATGGCCGCGGCTTCACCATCACCCTGACCACGGATGGCCTGGGCCTGGGCGTAAGCGTCGGCCAGCAACTCTTCACG
This genomic window from Alcaligenes faecalis contains:
- a CDS encoding ATP phosphoribosyltransferase regulatory subunit — protein: MSNWLLPESLADILPAEARRIEELRRDLLDLYRTYGFELVAPPLVEYLESLQAVSGTDLNLRTSKVVDQISGRTMGVRADMTPQVARIDAHLLNREGVTRLCYCGSVLHARPAGLLSDRELLQIGAEIFGHAGIESDLEVVQLALESVGRAGVRHPRLDLNYPDLGRFLIERDPILKTRVAEVCELLNAKDVSGLRALGRESGCLPETTRYLLALTSLYGDGSVLERARSVLPDEPEVREALGSLRSFIDALPGHEITVDLADIGSGYAYHSGLIFSVYAEGWHDALVKGGRFDGIGRMYGRARPATGFSLDLRKLSAGLAPAQAARAVRAPWGNDAALIAAVKQLRQNGEIVIQMLPGQELNLDEFVIDRELVSSDGQWQVRAL